ACAGACCAAGCGCGGGGCGCGCACGCTGGCCGTCGATCCCGCGCACCACCGCGTGTACGTCGTGACGGCCGATTTCGGGCCGGCGCCGGCGGCCACTGCCGCGCAGCCCCGGCCGCGCCCGGCGATGGTGCCGGGGTCGTTCCAGATGCTCGTCGTCGAGCGGTGATCGTGCGGCCGGTGCCTACGCGGCGATCGGCCGACGGCTGAGCGGCGCGTCGGCCGAGACGTCGGGCGCCGTCGGCGTCGGCGCACTCGGGGCGAGGCGGTAGTCGGCCCCCCGCACGGCGACGATGAACGCGGGCACGAGGTAAAGCGTGATCGGCGTGGAGAGTGCGAGCCCGCCGATCACGGCCAGCGCGAGCGGCTTCTGCAGCTCGCTGCCCGCGCCCAGGCCTAACGCGAGCGGCAGCAGTCCGAAGAGCGTGCAGAGCGTCGTCATGAGGATCGGGCGGAGGCGCACGCGCCCGGCCTCCCGCAGCGCGACGGCGAGCGGCACGCCCTCGCTCGTCATCCGGTGGCGCGTGAAGTCGAGTAGGATGATGCCGTTCTTCACGACGAGGCCGACGAGCAGGATGAGGCCCATCAGGCTCGAGACGTTGAGCGGCGTCTTCGTCAACATCAACAGCGCGACCGCGCCGACGAAGGAGAGCGGGGCGGCGAGCAGGATGACGAGCGGCTCGACGAACGAGCGGAACTGCACGACCATGATCGCGACGACGCTCGCCGCCGCGAGGGCCATGACGAGGAGGAAGGCGCGGAAGCTCGCCTGCTGGCCCGCGTACTGCCCGCCGAGTTCGAGCCGGATGCCGGCGGGCGGGGGCGTCGCGGCAATCGCCGCGCGCACGTCGGTCATCACGTCGCCGAGCGCGCGCTCGCCCACGTCGGCGGTGATGACGACCATCTGCTGCTGGTTCTCGCGCAGCAGTTCGGCCCGCGTCGCGGTCGGCTCGAAGGTGGCGAGGGCGCCGAGCGCGGTCGGCGGCCGGCCGGGCGCGGCGACGATCGGCAGCGCGGCGAGTCGCGCCGGGTCGTAGCGCACCGAGTCGGGCGCGCGCACGCGCACCGCGACCGCGCGGTCGTCGAGGCGGATCTCGCCAGCCGGCACGCCGAGGAGCGCGCCGCTCGCGTCGGCGGCGACCTGGTCGGGCGTCATCCCGAGGCGCGCGGCCTCGGGGGCGAGGACGTGCATCGCGAGTTCGGGGCTCGCGTCGGCGACGCCGTTGAACACATCTTCGAGTCCCGCGACCTTCCCGACCGGCACCGAGAGGCGCTTCGCGTACGCTTCGAGCGCGTTGAGGTCGGGGCCGAAGAGTTTGATCTCGACCGGCCGCGCGGCGCCAGCGAGGTCGTTGATCACGTCGGAGAGGATCTGGACGAACTCGACGCGGAGCCGCGGGACCTGTTCGGCGATCCTGCCGCGGACCTCGTCGATCACGGCGTCGATGCGCCGCGCGCGCTGCGACGGCGGCAGGAGGCGCACGACGATGTCGCCGCGGTTCTGCAGCGTCGCGAAGAGGCCGAGCTCGGCGCCCAGACGGCGCGAGGTGGCGGTGATCTCGGGCGTCGAGAGCAGGATCCGCTCAGCCTGGTGCACCAGCCGGTCCGACTCGGCGAGGGTCGTCCCGGCCGGCGTGTGGTAGTCGAGGACGAACGCGCCCTCGTCCATCTCGGGGAGGAACCCCGTCCCGACCGTCCGACCCGCGAGCACGCCGAGTGCGGCGAGTACGAGCGCACCGAGGGCGACGAGGCGGCCGCGCGGGAGGACGTGGGCGAGCGAGCGCTCGTACCGCGCGGAGAGGGCGTCGAGGCCGCCGGAGAGGCGCGCGAGGACGCCGCGCCGAGCTTCGGGGTTGCGCTCGTCCTCGACGTCGGCGTCGCGCAGAAAGCGCTCGCTGAGGAGCGGGATGATCGTCAGCGAGAGGACGAGCGAGACGAGCACCGCGATCGTGAGCGTGATCGAGAGCGCGGCGAAGAACTGCCCGACGACGCCTTCGAGGAGGCGCAGGGGCAGGAAGACGACGACCGTCGTGAGGGTCGAGGTCGTCACCGGCCAGACCAGCTCGCGGAGGGCGTCGCGGACCGCGACCGCGCGGTCGGGGGTGAGGCGGAGGTGGCGGATGATGTTCTCCGTCACGACGACTGCGTCGTCGATCACGAGCCCGACGGCGATGGCGAGCGCGCCTAACGTCATCAGGTTGAACGTCTGCCCCGCGAGCGACATCGCGCCCACGGTGATCGCCATCGTGAGCGGGATCGACGAGGCGCTGATCGCGGTGACGCGGGCGTGGCGGAGGAAGACGAGCAGCACGACGACCGCGAGCGCGGCGCCGATGAGCATCGCGTCGCGCACGCTCGCGACCGCGTCGCGGACGAGCGCGGCCTGGTCGTAGACGGGGACGAGGTGGACGCCGGGCGGGAGCGTGGGCGCGAGCGCGCGCGCGACGCCGGCGACGCTGTCGGCGAGCGCGAGCGTGTTGCCGCCGGGCTGGCGCGTGATGTTGAGCGAGGCGGCCGGGCGCCCGTCGCCGGCGATGACGTGCGTGCGGTCTTCGACGCCGGGCGTGACCGTGGCGAGGTCGCGCACGCGGAGTCCGCGGGTCACGACGACGTTGCCGACGTCCTCCGCCGACCGGGCGTCCTGCGCGGCGACGACGAGGTATTGCTGGTAGGCGTTGGTCACGCGGCCGACGGCGCGGATCGCCGTGCTCTGGCGGATCGCGTTCGCCAGGTCGTC
The Gemmatimonadetes bacterium T265 genome window above contains:
- a CDS encoding multidrug ABC transporter, which translates into the protein MNARGLFDGLAEQRRLVYLLVALLSVAGIWAGLRMPSAIYPELAFSRIGIVAEGGALDARQEVFSITRPLEEAISVVPGVTRVTSRSIRGGSELSVTFTPSTDMAYALQQVQARVGEARTTFPADVNVQVERLTPSVFPILSYNLEGGDAATLYDIARYQIRPVLSRVPGVGRVDVQGSDVREIEVVADPARLAAQGLAYDDLANAIRQSTAIRAVGRVTNAYQQYLVVAAQDARSAEDVGNVVVTRGLRVRDLATVTPGVEDRTHVIAGDGRPAASLNITRQPGGNTLALADSVAGVARALAPTLPPGVHLVPVYDQAALVRDAVASVRDAMLIGAALAVVVLLVFLRHARVTAISASSIPLTMAITVGAMSLAGQTFNLMTLGALAIAVGLVIDDAVVVTENIIRHLRLTPDRAVAVRDALRELVWPVTTSTLTTVVVFLPLRLLEGVVGQFFAALSITLTIAVLVSLVLSLTIIPLLSERFLRDADVEDERNPEARRGVLARLSGGLDALSARYERSLAHVLPRGRLVALGALVLAALGVLAGRTVGTGFLPEMDEGAFVLDYHTPAGTTLAESDRLVHQAERILLSTPEITATSRRLGAELGLFATLQNRGDIVVRLLPPSQRARRIDAVIDEVRGRIAEQVPRLRVEFVQILSDVINDLAGAARPVEIKLFGPDLNALEAYAKRLSVPVGKVAGLEDVFNGVADASPELAMHVLAPEAARLGMTPDQVAADASGALLGVPAGEIRLDDRAVAVRVRAPDSVRYDPARLAALPIVAAPGRPPTALGALATFEPTATRAELLRENQQQMVVITADVGERALGDVMTDVRAAIAATPPPAGIRLELGGQYAGQQASFRAFLLVMALAAASVVAIMVVQFRSFVEPLVILLAAPLSFVGAVALLMLTKTPLNVSSLMGLILLVGLVVKNGIILLDFTRHRMTSEGVPLAVALREAGRVRLRPILMTTLCTLFGLLPLALGLGAGSELQKPLALAVIGGLALSTPITLYLVPAFIVAVRGADYRLAPSAPTPTAPDVSADAPLSRRPIAA